In a genomic window of Apteryx mantelli isolate bAptMan1 chromosome 2, bAptMan1.hap1, whole genome shotgun sequence:
- the DEK gene encoding protein DEK isoform X1 has product MLKRQQSLTLLLLSSALIDRGGDYKPDTMSSVASSKEDTMSSEKADEKERETENKAEESDEDEEEEEEEEEEKEKSLIVEGKREKKKVDRLTMQVSSLQKEPFTITPGKGQKLCEIERIQFFLSKKKTDELRNLHKLLYNRPGTIASLKKNVGQFSGFPFEKGSDQYKKKEEMLKKFRNAMLKSICEVLDLERSGVNSELVTRILNFLMHPKSSGKPLPKSKKTPSKGGKKERSSTGTTRKAKRTKCPEILSDESSSEEDEKKEKDDSSEEKESEEEPPRKASKREKSKKMPSKTKKAVKGANVKKADSSTTKKSQNSSRKESESEDSSDDEPLIKKLKKPPTDEELKETVKKLLANANLEEVTMKQICKEVYETYPSYDLSDRKDFIKKTVKELIS; this is encoded by the exons ATGCTGAAAAGGCAACAGTCTCTTACTCTCCTACTTCTCTCCTCCGCCCTCATTGACAGGGGAGGGGATTACA AACCAGACACCATGTCTTCTGTTGCTTCGTCAAAAGAAGATACAATGTCATCTGAAAAAGCAGATGAGAAAGAACGTgaaactgaaaacaaagctgAGGAAAGTGatgaggatgaagaggaggaagaggaggaggaagaagaaaagg AAAAGAGTCTCATTgttgaaggaaaaagagagaaaaagaaagtagaCCGACTGACCATGCAGGTGTCCTCATTACAAAAGGAACCTTTTACAATTACACCAG GAAAAGGACAAAAACTCTGTGAAATTGAAAGGATACAGTTCTTTTTGAGTAAAAAGAAGACAGATGAACTTAGGAACCTACACAAACTGCTCTACAACAGGCCAGGCACC ATTGCTTCCCTAAAGAAGAATGTGGGTCAGTTCAGCGGGTTTCCATTTGAAAAAGGAAGTGACCAatataaaaaaaaggaagaaatgttaaAGAA gttTAGAAATGCAATGTTGAAAAGTATCTGTGAAGTTCTTGATTTGGAGAGATCAGGAGTTAACAGTGAACTGGTAACCAGAATCTTAAACTTTTTAATGCACCCAAAGTCTTCAGGCAAG CCATTGCCGAAGTCCAAAAAAACACcaagcaaaggtggcaaaaaAGAACGCAGTAGCACCGGAACAACAAGAAAAGCAAAACGCACCAAATGTCCAGAGATCTTGTCAGATGAATCTAGCAGTGAGGaagatgaaaagaaggaaaaggatgactcttcagaagaaaaggaaagtgaagaggag CCTCCTAGGAAAGCatctaaaagagaaaaatctaaaAAGATGCCTTCTAAAACCAAGAAAGCTGTGAAGGGTGCTAATGTCAAAAAGGCAGATAGCAGCACTACTAAAAAGAGTCAGAACAGTTCTAGAAAAG AGAGCGAGTCTGAGGATAGTTCAGATGATGaacctttaattaaaaagttgaaGAAACCACCTACAGATGAAGAGCTTAAGGAAACTGTCAAGAAGTTGTTGGCCAATGCAAACTTGGAGGAAGTCACAATGAAACAAATTTGCAAGGAG GTGTATGAAACCTATCCTAGTTATGATTTGTCTGACAGGaaagacttcattaaaaaaacagtcaaagaG TTGATTTCATGA
- the DEK gene encoding protein DEK isoform X2, with the protein MSSVASSKEDTMSSEKADEKERETENKAEESDEDEEEEEEEEEEKEKSLIVEGKREKKKVDRLTMQVSSLQKEPFTITPGKGQKLCEIERIQFFLSKKKTDELRNLHKLLYNRPGTIASLKKNVGQFSGFPFEKGSDQYKKKEEMLKKFRNAMLKSICEVLDLERSGVNSELVTRILNFLMHPKSSGKPLPKSKKTPSKGGKKERSSTGTTRKAKRTKCPEILSDESSSEEDEKKEKDDSSEEKESEEEPPRKASKREKSKKMPSKTKKAVKGANVKKADSSTTKKSQNSSRKESESEDSSDDEPLIKKLKKPPTDEELKETVKKLLANANLEEVTMKQICKEVYETYPSYDLSDRKDFIKKTVKELIS; encoded by the exons ATGTCTTCTGTTGCTTCGTCAAAAGAAGATACAATGTCATCTGAAAAAGCAGATGAGAAAGAACGTgaaactgaaaacaaagctgAGGAAAGTGatgaggatgaagaggaggaagaggaggaggaagaagaaaagg AAAAGAGTCTCATTgttgaaggaaaaagagagaaaaagaaagtagaCCGACTGACCATGCAGGTGTCCTCATTACAAAAGGAACCTTTTACAATTACACCAG GAAAAGGACAAAAACTCTGTGAAATTGAAAGGATACAGTTCTTTTTGAGTAAAAAGAAGACAGATGAACTTAGGAACCTACACAAACTGCTCTACAACAGGCCAGGCACC ATTGCTTCCCTAAAGAAGAATGTGGGTCAGTTCAGCGGGTTTCCATTTGAAAAAGGAAGTGACCAatataaaaaaaaggaagaaatgttaaAGAA gttTAGAAATGCAATGTTGAAAAGTATCTGTGAAGTTCTTGATTTGGAGAGATCAGGAGTTAACAGTGAACTGGTAACCAGAATCTTAAACTTTTTAATGCACCCAAAGTCTTCAGGCAAG CCATTGCCGAAGTCCAAAAAAACACcaagcaaaggtggcaaaaaAGAACGCAGTAGCACCGGAACAACAAGAAAAGCAAAACGCACCAAATGTCCAGAGATCTTGTCAGATGAATCTAGCAGTGAGGaagatgaaaagaaggaaaaggatgactcttcagaagaaaaggaaagtgaagaggag CCTCCTAGGAAAGCatctaaaagagaaaaatctaaaAAGATGCCTTCTAAAACCAAGAAAGCTGTGAAGGGTGCTAATGTCAAAAAGGCAGATAGCAGCACTACTAAAAAGAGTCAGAACAGTTCTAGAAAAG AGAGCGAGTCTGAGGATAGTTCAGATGATGaacctttaattaaaaagttgaaGAAACCACCTACAGATGAAGAGCTTAAGGAAACTGTCAAGAAGTTGTTGGCCAATGCAAACTTGGAGGAAGTCACAATGAAACAAATTTGCAAGGAG GTGTATGAAACCTATCCTAGTTATGATTTGTCTGACAGGaaagacttcattaaaaaaacagtcaaagaG TTGATTTCATGA